A single genomic interval of Haloterrigena salifodinae harbors:
- a CDS encoding lipopolysaccharide biosynthesis protein: MSDATSVSLGGETLKATAAKFSMAAIGFLGTIVFARVLGPTGFGGYYLLFSLVKIADRAVNGWGTAVKKRFSESDTEAGELVGSQALFTIVWMVFVCAVTLVVSNQLVDYTGLPEAPVLFVVLLFAVTLFEPLDLMVQARGRVGASMWTDALRSLLTFPLQLGLILLGLGAAGMAYGLAAATFLTVPILWYFVRVRPVAPGRETVENLWSYARFSIPNSLLSQAYDRFDIILLGYLLAPAAAGHYEVALKLTVPATFVTMAASSSLMARVSHRHSKGEELGTDVSNTLAFTSIVAIPMFFGAVAMPEQLVVTFFGPEYAEAAVLLVGLALYQIAKTQAGVLTSVIDGIDRPDINTRVSALTLGINIVLGVALTLVYGAIGVVVATAIAETLRYVCSAVVIKRQLPSVVLFPRTLGEQFVAGLAMFAVIVPVERAVAVDHWYQLLAIVALGAVVYAVTLAAISRKLRITIRGVVHSSRFEI, translated from the coding sequence ATGAGTGACGCGACCTCCGTCAGTCTCGGCGGCGAGACGCTCAAAGCGACGGCCGCGAAGTTCTCGATGGCCGCGATCGGGTTCCTCGGAACGATCGTCTTCGCGCGGGTGCTCGGTCCGACCGGATTCGGCGGTTACTACCTCCTCTTCTCGCTGGTGAAGATCGCCGACCGGGCGGTCAACGGGTGGGGAACCGCGGTCAAGAAGCGGTTCTCGGAGTCGGATACCGAGGCGGGCGAACTGGTCGGCAGCCAGGCCCTGTTCACGATCGTCTGGATGGTGTTCGTCTGTGCGGTGACGCTCGTCGTGTCGAACCAGCTGGTCGACTACACGGGGCTCCCCGAGGCGCCGGTGTTGTTCGTCGTCCTGCTGTTCGCCGTCACCCTCTTTGAGCCGCTGGATCTGATGGTGCAGGCGCGGGGCCGCGTCGGGGCGTCGATGTGGACCGACGCGCTCCGGTCGCTGCTGACCTTCCCGCTCCAGTTGGGGCTGATCCTGCTCGGGCTCGGCGCCGCTGGCATGGCCTACGGGCTGGCCGCGGCGACGTTCCTGACGGTGCCGATCCTCTGGTACTTCGTCCGCGTGCGGCCGGTCGCGCCGGGTCGCGAGACCGTCGAAAACCTCTGGTCGTACGCGAGGTTCAGCATTCCGAACTCGCTGCTCAGTCAGGCCTACGACCGGTTCGACATCATCCTGCTGGGCTACCTGTTAGCGCCCGCCGCCGCCGGCCACTACGAGGTCGCGCTCAAACTCACGGTGCCGGCGACGTTCGTGACGATGGCCGCCTCGAGCAGCCTCATGGCTCGCGTCAGCCACAGACACAGCAAGGGCGAGGAGCTGGGGACGGACGTCTCGAACACGCTGGCGTTTACGAGCATCGTCGCGATCCCGATGTTCTTCGGCGCCGTCGCGATGCCGGAACAGCTCGTCGTGACCTTCTTCGGCCCGGAGTACGCCGAGGCCGCCGTGCTCCTCGTCGGACTCGCGCTCTACCAGATCGCGAAGACCCAGGCCGGCGTGCTCACGAGCGTGATCGACGGGATCGATCGGCCGGACATCAACACGCGCGTCTCGGCGCTGACGCTGGGGATCAACATCGTCCTCGGCGTCGCGCTGACGCTCGTCTACGGCGCGATTGGCGTCGTGGTCGCGACGGCGATCGCCGAGACGCTCCGGTACGTCTGTTCGGCGGTCGTCATCAAACGGCAGCTCCCGTCGGTCGTCCTCTTCCCGCGGACGCTCGGCGAGCAGTTCGTCGCCGGACTCGCGATGTTCGCCGTGATCGTCCCGGTCGAACGCGCCGTCGCCGTCGACCACTGGTACCAGCTCCTCGCGATCGTCGCGCTTGGCGCGGTCGTCTACGCCGTCACGCTGGCGGCGATCAGCCGAAAGCTTCGCATCACGATCAGGGGCGTTGTCCACAGCTCCCGCTTCGAGATCTAG
- the twy1 gene encoding 4-demethylwyosine synthase TYW1, with translation MSDSADTGVEGGTDTDADREEGADGGAMQVSSPDYHSENHTAAQTCGWTANAVRGEGKCYKYIYYGIESHRCIQMTPVVRCNERCVFCWRDHQGHTYEMDDVEWDDPEAVVDASIRLQKKLLSGFGGNDEVPREVFEQAMEPRHVAISLDGEPTLYPYLPELIEAFRDRDITTFLVSNGTRPEMLRECDPTQLYVSVDAPERHTFDQVVGATEEDAWERLLETMDVLAEKDETRTVLRTTLVKGENMHHPDWYAGFYQQADPDFVELKAYMHVGHSQGRLDRSAMPDHEEVMAFADEVKAYMPEFTESQGVPESRVALLAKQKDTWVPKLKKGSEFWERDPVVGD, from the coding sequence ATGAGCGACTCCGCCGACACCGGCGTCGAGGGCGGGACCGACACCGACGCCGACCGCGAGGAGGGTGCAGACGGCGGCGCGATGCAGGTCTCGAGTCCGGACTACCACAGCGAGAACCACACCGCCGCCCAGACCTGCGGCTGGACGGCCAACGCCGTCCGGGGCGAGGGGAAGTGTTACAAGTACATCTACTACGGGATCGAGTCCCACCGCTGCATCCAGATGACGCCGGTCGTCCGGTGTAACGAGCGCTGCGTCTTCTGCTGGCGCGACCACCAGGGCCACACCTACGAGATGGACGACGTCGAGTGGGACGACCCCGAAGCGGTCGTCGACGCCTCGATCCGGCTCCAGAAGAAGTTGCTCTCGGGCTTCGGCGGCAACGACGAGGTGCCCCGCGAGGTCTTCGAGCAGGCGATGGAGCCCCGACACGTCGCCATCTCGCTGGACGGTGAACCGACGCTCTACCCCTATCTGCCCGAACTCATCGAGGCCTTCCGCGACCGCGATATCACCACCTTCCTCGTCTCCAACGGTACCCGGCCCGAGATGCTCCGTGAGTGCGATCCGACGCAACTGTACGTCAGCGTTGACGCCCCCGAGCGCCACACCTTCGATCAGGTCGTCGGCGCGACGGAAGAGGACGCCTGGGAACGGCTGCTCGAGACGATGGACGTTCTCGCCGAAAAGGACGAAACCCGCACCGTCCTCCGGACGACCCTCGTCAAGGGCGAGAACATGCACCACCCCGACTGGTACGCCGGCTTCTACCAGCAGGCCGACCCCGACTTCGTCGAGTTGAAGGCGTACATGCACGTCGGCCACTCGCAGGGCCGGCTCGACCGCTCGGCGATGCCCGACCACGAGGAGGTCATGGCGTTCGCCGACGAGGTCAAGGCGTACATGCCCGAGTTCACCGAGTCTCAAGGGGTGCCAGAGTCCCGCGTCGCGCTCCTCGCGAAGCAAAAGGACACCTGGGTTCCCAAACTCAAGAAGGGCAGCGAGTTCTGGGAGCGTGATCCGGTCGTCGGCGACTGA
- a CDS encoding glutamate-cysteine ligase family protein, which produces MSVARPDPRRRSIEVEYWVIDDEGRLTEPGELVAASPGAEREFVEPVLEIKTTPCETASELRAELFDRIGAVLEQADELEKGLVPLATPVGDERIRELPSDRTRIQNTVVGEDFEYVRHCAGTHVHVEQQPGREIDQLNALVALDPALALVNSSPYYRGRPMAAGARSKCYRWLAYDDVPHQGWLWRYVSDRAEWTRRLERRHEEFVTVATDAGVSRRTLESNFDPESAVWTPVQFRSSFSTVEWRSPDTALPSQVVSLANRLADLVGDLENTDVRIDGQEGRVTDETITLPEFDAVLEYTDSAIRSGLESDAVRSYLERMGFDVDAYAPLSHEIGGRRHVGPDAARELRLEYAERLERDVRRAKPMHSD; this is translated from the coding sequence GTGTCCGTAGCTCGTCCAGACCCGCGACGCCGAAGCATCGAGGTCGAGTACTGGGTAATCGACGACGAGGGTCGGCTGACCGAGCCGGGGGAACTTGTCGCGGCGTCGCCGGGCGCCGAACGGGAGTTCGTCGAACCGGTGCTCGAGATCAAGACCACGCCCTGCGAGACGGCGTCCGAACTGCGCGCGGAGCTGTTCGACCGGATCGGCGCCGTCCTCGAGCAGGCCGATGAGCTCGAGAAGGGTCTCGTGCCGCTGGCGACGCCGGTGGGAGACGAGCGGATTCGCGAACTGCCGAGCGATCGGACGCGGATCCAGAACACGGTCGTCGGCGAGGACTTCGAGTACGTGCGCCACTGCGCGGGGACCCACGTCCACGTCGAGCAGCAGCCCGGACGCGAGATCGATCAGCTGAACGCCCTCGTCGCGCTCGACCCCGCGCTCGCGCTGGTCAACTCGTCACCGTACTACCGCGGGCGTCCGATGGCGGCCGGCGCCCGGTCGAAGTGCTACCGCTGGCTGGCGTACGACGACGTTCCCCACCAGGGCTGGCTGTGGCGCTACGTCTCGGATCGCGCGGAGTGGACGCGACGACTCGAGCGACGGCACGAGGAGTTCGTGACCGTAGCGACCGACGCGGGGGTCTCGCGGCGGACCCTCGAGTCGAACTTCGATCCCGAGAGCGCGGTCTGGACGCCCGTCCAGTTTCGCTCGTCGTTTTCCACCGTCGAGTGGCGCTCGCCGGACACCGCGCTGCCGAGCCAGGTCGTCAGCCTGGCGAACCGTCTGGCCGACCTCGTCGGGGACCTCGAGAACACCGACGTACGCATCGACGGCCAGGAGGGCCGCGTCACGGACGAGACGATCACGCTCCCCGAGTTCGACGCCGTCCTCGAGTACACCGACTCCGCGATTCGGTCGGGGCTCGAGTCCGACGCCGTTCGATCGTACCTCGAGCGGATGGGGTTCGACGTCGACGCCTACGCGCCGCTCTCCCACGAGATCGGCGGCCGGAGACACGTCGGACCCGACGCAGCGCGAGAACTTCGGCTCGAGTACGCCGAGCGACTTGAGCGGGACGTGCGGCGGGCGAAGCCGATGCACAGCGACTGA
- a CDS encoding alkaline phosphatase family protein has product MTVVVLALDALDAGLIDHFDLDSFRLESGGEIETFANTQDVPYTPEVWATVATGLEPSEHGITGGGTSEWQNPALDLASTVTGHLDESTRGTLGKLVRSRTGTRERIGETDRESMFDADDAVVHNWPGVHDGTPLQRAWDLMNAVAEGMPRSEFERELFGLCAQQFGWAREMLAHPVSIAGVHVHTLDAAGHAYADDEAALGRAYERVGEFVQEIVAALGEDDELLVVSDHGMRTEFYPPDAGEKPASHSWRAYASSTADTYPKSVYDVRRWVEERAAESGAGASDSDEGIDMPTERLRELGYLD; this is encoded by the coding sequence ATGACCGTCGTCGTACTGGCGCTCGACGCGCTCGATGCCGGACTGATCGACCACTTCGATCTCGACTCGTTCCGCCTCGAGTCGGGCGGCGAGATCGAGACGTTCGCGAACACGCAAGACGTCCCGTACACGCCGGAGGTCTGGGCGACCGTCGCGACCGGGCTCGAGCCGTCCGAACACGGAATTACGGGCGGCGGCACGAGCGAGTGGCAAAACCCCGCACTCGATCTCGCCTCGACGGTCACCGGTCACCTCGACGAGTCGACGCGGGGGACGCTCGGCAAACTGGTCCGTTCTCGAACCGGCACGCGCGAGCGCATCGGTGAGACGGATCGCGAGTCGATGTTCGACGCCGACGACGCCGTCGTCCACAACTGGCCGGGCGTCCACGACGGGACACCCCTCCAGCGGGCCTGGGACCTGATGAACGCCGTCGCGGAGGGGATGCCCCGAAGCGAGTTCGAGCGCGAGCTGTTCGGGCTCTGCGCCCAGCAGTTCGGCTGGGCTCGCGAGATGCTCGCACACCCGGTCTCGATCGCCGGCGTCCACGTCCACACGCTGGACGCGGCGGGCCACGCCTACGCCGACGACGAGGCCGCGCTGGGCCGCGCTTACGAACGCGTCGGCGAGTTCGTCCAGGAGATCGTCGCCGCCCTCGGCGAGGACGACGAACTCCTCGTTGTCAGCGATCACGGCATGCGAACCGAGTTCTACCCGCCCGACGCCGGCGAGAAGCCGGCGAGCCACTCCTGGCGCGCGTACGCGAGCTCCACGGCGGACACGTATCCGAAATCGGTCTACGACGTGCGCCGGTGGGTCGAAGAACGCGCGGCAGAATCCGGTGCTGGTGCGTCCGACAGCGACGAGGGGATCGACATGCCGACCGAACGCCTGCGTGAACTTGGCTATCTCGACTGA
- a CDS encoding glycosyltransferase — protein sequence MTASATARDRGGDSRMRTDAESTRSRGTKPGDCCLLYQNSDAHPAHRVFADAVGADRRHFETGVRPSESNGNTERIVDRIRTGVTLPAYDTVIAEGSAPLQTGLAYKLRRPDATLVYLAADETFYTLSERPTRYLWRGLEPLSRRLLDGVIAVGRDAYRWAQPYLGDPPVAYVRPPISDAKYERLASLSPNSPREPFTILSAGEAKPANGYDRLARAVGRFARTVDADVRLVILGEGHEAEGYADRSHVLTPGFVDLDTFADWFDRASVYVQSSRGDAFPVAALEGLLSGTPTLVTEATGVRELLPPRQVVPSTEAGLFEGLWDVFERPPHERRAVASEQRDLVADLTESNQGDRFSAALEGFA from the coding sequence GTGACGGCGAGCGCGACCGCTCGCGATCGGGGCGGCGACTCGAGGATGCGAACGGACGCCGAATCCACACGTTCGCGGGGAACGAAACCCGGCGACTGTTGTCTCCTCTACCAGAACAGCGACGCCCACCCCGCACACCGCGTGTTCGCCGACGCCGTCGGCGCCGACCGTCGCCACTTCGAGACCGGCGTCCGTCCGTCCGAATCGAACGGCAACACCGAGCGGATCGTCGACCGGATTCGGACCGGCGTGACGCTTCCCGCGTACGACACCGTCATCGCGGAGGGGAGCGCGCCGCTCCAGACCGGGCTCGCGTACAAACTCCGCCGGCCGGACGCGACCCTCGTCTACCTCGCCGCGGACGAGACCTTCTACACCCTCTCCGAACGGCCGACGCGCTACCTCTGGCGCGGGCTCGAGCCGCTCTCGAGGCGGCTGCTGGACGGCGTGATCGCGGTCGGCAGGGACGCCTACCGCTGGGCGCAACCGTACCTCGGCGATCCTCCGGTCGCCTACGTCCGGCCGCCGATCAGTGATGCGAAGTACGAGCGCCTCGCGTCTCTCTCGCCGAACTCGCCACGGGAGCCGTTCACGATCCTTTCCGCCGGCGAGGCCAAACCGGCCAACGGCTACGACCGACTGGCTCGAGCGGTCGGCAGATTCGCCCGAACCGTCGACGCCGACGTGCGACTGGTCATCCTCGGCGAGGGCCACGAGGCCGAAGGCTACGCGGACAGGTCCCACGTCCTCACGCCCGGCTTCGTCGACCTCGATACCTTCGCCGACTGGTTCGACCGCGCGAGCGTCTACGTCCAGTCCTCCCGGGGCGACGCCTTCCCCGTCGCCGCGCTCGAGGGGCTCCTCTCGGGCACGCCGACGCTGGTCACCGAGGCGACCGGCGTCCGGGAGCTCCTGCCGCCGCGGCAGGTCGTCCCGTCGACTGAGGCGGGTCTGTTCGAGGGACTGTGGGACGTCTTCGAGCGACCGCCGCACGAGCGACGGGCGGTCGCGAGCGAGCAGCGAGACCTCGTCGCCGACCTGACCGAATCGAATCAGGGCGACCGCTTCAGCGCTGCACTCGAGGGGTTCGCATGA
- a CDS encoding sulfatase-like hydrolase/transferase, giving the protein MNGHATMGDEPSIALVVLDTLRADSFDEHFDWLPGVQFANAWSTSHWTAPAHASLFTGRYASEAGVTIKSQDFDREATRLPELLQGRGYRTRAFSCNVNISEQLGWHHGFDEFDGGWRLSGLGEDVFDWDEFIAEHQADGPERYLRALWRCVDGDCDTTQSLKQGALMKLRDMGLKGRHPDDGAAEFLEYVRDESWARDGEFLFANLMEAHLPYDPPDEYKTYPDEESPHFDSVKATLGEPSADPERIRTAYDDAVRYLSDIYRDIYAELATEFDYVVTVADHGEALGEYGAWQHGGGLHPPVTRVPLVVSAPGPNADDRTPNADGAERPTRDALVNLLDVYATVLDLAGVDAAHRRGESFRPLCSSDPIDTESHSSDTVITEPRSSALLEFHGISKRRALALEEDGYDIGPVDRERHGVATTDCYYFEGLSGTELLGDCDPATLESTLDRLIDDLERREGLSEADMDGLESQLEELGYL; this is encoded by the coding sequence ATGAACGGACACGCAACCATGGGAGACGAGCCATCCATCGCCCTCGTCGTGCTCGATACCCTGCGGGCGGATTCCTTCGACGAGCACTTCGACTGGCTGCCTGGCGTGCAGTTCGCGAACGCGTGGAGCACGAGCCACTGGACGGCTCCGGCCCACGCCTCGCTGTTCACCGGCCGGTACGCGAGCGAGGCCGGCGTGACGATCAAATCCCAGGATTTCGATCGGGAGGCGACTCGCCTCCCCGAACTCCTCCAGGGTCGTGGCTACCGGACGCGGGCGTTCAGCTGCAACGTCAACATCTCGGAGCAGCTGGGCTGGCACCACGGCTTCGACGAGTTCGACGGCGGCTGGCGGCTCAGCGGCCTCGGCGAGGACGTCTTCGATTGGGACGAGTTCATCGCCGAACACCAAGCTGACGGCCCCGAACGGTATCTCCGGGCGCTCTGGCGGTGCGTCGACGGCGACTGCGATACGACCCAGTCGCTGAAACAGGGCGCCCTGATGAAGCTCCGGGATATGGGCCTCAAGGGGCGCCACCCCGACGACGGCGCGGCGGAGTTCCTCGAGTACGTCCGCGACGAGTCGTGGGCCCGGGACGGCGAGTTCCTCTTCGCGAATCTCATGGAGGCGCACCTGCCGTACGACCCGCCCGACGAGTACAAGACCTATCCGGACGAGGAGTCGCCGCACTTCGACAGCGTGAAGGCCACGCTCGGGGAGCCGTCGGCCGATCCGGAGCGGATCAGGACCGCGTACGACGACGCCGTGCGGTACCTGTCGGACATCTACCGCGACATCTACGCGGAACTCGCCACCGAATTCGACTACGTCGTGACGGTCGCCGACCACGGCGAAGCGCTCGGCGAGTACGGCGCGTGGCAACACGGCGGCGGCCTCCATCCGCCGGTGACCCGCGTTCCGCTCGTCGTCTCCGCACCCGGACCGAACGCCGACGACCGAACCCCCAACGCGGACGGCGCGGAGCGACCGACGCGGGACGCCCTTGTGAACCTGCTGGACGTCTACGCGACGGTGCTCGACCTCGCCGGCGTCGACGCTGCCCACCGCCGCGGCGAGTCGTTCCGGCCGCTGTGCTCGAGCGACCCGATCGACACCGAGTCACACTCGAGCGACACCGTCATCACTGAGCCGCGGTCGAGCGCGCTGCTCGAGTTCCACGGCATCTCGAAGCGACGCGCGCTCGCGCTCGAGGAGGACGGCTACGATATCGGCCCCGTCGACCGCGAACGCCACGGCGTCGCGACGACCGACTGTTACTACTTCGAGGGGCTGTCCGGGACCGAGCTGCTCGGCGACTGCGATCCAGCAACCCTCGAGTCGACGCTCGACCGGCTGATCGACGACCTCGAGCGCCGCGAGGGGCTCTCCGAGGCGGATATGGACGGTCTGGAATCCCAGCTCGAGGAGCTGGGATATCTGTGA
- a CDS encoding polysaccharide pyruvyl transferase family protein has product MRILLLRTWTTNIGNGFIDYGAKAMLERAFPDAEIVETGGYPNHAADTAALWRGTRKFERMAGHGADYESPTHQIRQNVVNVSELIDADLAVLPGCVLSRPTFRKYFDTLTRLRERDIPIVIVGGGGEEYDEAERKDVEAVFDALDIEVLLTRDRTAYEEYGDLVEYLYDGIDCSLFLGDAHQPPEANRQFDVHTFDKGGEPDIDGASSTIIRPDHAPFDEPYHFPVGERARELLGLETPLFEAENVFISDMVTDYLFLYANADVVRSDRIHACLPALTYGNRAQFYFDTPRANLFDRVPIDGDVTSEPVRFDMDELEREKDAQVEALEEGVTTVL; this is encoded by the coding sequence ATGAGAATCCTGCTTTTGCGGACGTGGACGACGAACATCGGGAACGGATTCATCGACTACGGGGCGAAGGCGATGCTCGAGCGGGCGTTTCCCGACGCCGAAATCGTCGAGACGGGCGGCTACCCGAACCACGCGGCGGACACCGCGGCGCTGTGGCGCGGGACCCGAAAGTTCGAACGGATGGCTGGCCACGGGGCAGACTACGAGTCGCCGACCCACCAGATTCGGCAAAACGTGGTGAACGTCAGCGAACTGATCGACGCCGATCTGGCGGTCCTGCCGGGCTGCGTGCTCTCCCGGCCGACGTTCCGGAAGTACTTCGATACGCTCACTCGCCTCAGGGAGCGAGATATTCCGATCGTTATCGTCGGCGGGGGCGGCGAGGAGTACGACGAGGCCGAGCGCAAGGACGTCGAGGCCGTCTTCGACGCGCTCGACATCGAGGTCCTGCTCACGCGGGATCGAACTGCCTACGAGGAGTACGGCGACCTCGTCGAGTACCTGTACGACGGCATCGACTGTTCGCTATTCTTGGGCGACGCTCACCAGCCGCCCGAGGCGAACCGGCAGTTCGACGTCCACACGTTCGATAAGGGTGGGGAGCCCGATATCGACGGCGCGTCGTCGACGATCATCAGGCCCGATCACGCGCCCTTCGACGAACCGTACCACTTCCCGGTCGGCGAGCGAGCGCGAGAGCTGCTCGGCCTCGAGACGCCGCTGTTCGAGGCGGAGAACGTCTTCATCTCCGATATGGTGACCGACTATCTCTTCCTCTACGCCAACGCCGACGTGGTGCGATCGGACCGGATCCACGCCTGCCTGCCCGCCCTGACCTACGGCAACCGGGCGCAGTTCTACTTCGACACGCCGCGGGCGAACCTCTTCGATCGGGTTCCAATCGACGGCGACGTCACGAGCGAGCCGGTCCGGTTCGACATGGACGAACTCGAGCGCGAGAAGGACGCACAGGTCGAGGCCCTCGAGGAAGGGGTCACGACGGTTCTGTGA
- a CDS encoding sulfatase-like hydrolase/transferase, with protein sequence MTETTLLVTVDSLRTDHVQYMPETLAFLDDTHDAAFATSTATPGSFPAIIGGEYPAGNGLESEASVAHEFDAPSVGVTTNHLLSQEYGYAAGFDSFTSPKGGGESLKDKGAILLERGSLPYKVASWGYNRYQQLRSYIEETEKSFRPAADVVDQFLHAVDGREEWFGWLHFMEPHHPYDPDGANVDRATAQRVTRRVLSERGSEEDEALVRNLYRQEIAELDAALEPLWNAIPDETRVVFCGDHGELLGEDGLWGHPGEMRPELLNVPFGTRNAPDVGEVVSLIDVPTVLTGSEHRQGTFDRDTAFAAYGDQKAAMTAEHIATADGTYRLDNGEPVDDPGLERELERFDPAYVVKEEALQEDLEDLGYA encoded by the coding sequence ATGACGGAAACCACCCTGCTAGTTACGGTCGATTCGCTCAGAACCGATCACGTCCAGTACATGCCGGAGACCCTGGCGTTTCTGGACGACACCCACGACGCCGCGTTCGCCACGAGCACCGCGACGCCCGGCAGCTTCCCGGCGATCATCGGCGGGGAGTATCCGGCCGGCAACGGCCTCGAGTCCGAGGCCAGCGTCGCCCACGAGTTCGACGCCCCCAGCGTCGGGGTCACGACGAACCACTTGCTCTCTCAGGAGTACGGCTACGCGGCCGGCTTCGACTCGTTCACGTCGCCGAAGGGTGGCGGCGAGTCGCTGAAGGACAAGGGCGCGATCCTCCTCGAGCGCGGCTCGCTTCCCTACAAGGTCGCCAGCTGGGGCTACAACCGCTACCAGCAGCTCCGGAGCTACATCGAGGAGACCGAGAAGTCGTTCCGCCCCGCTGCGGACGTCGTGGACCAGTTTCTGCACGCAGTCGACGGCCGCGAGGAGTGGTTTGGTTGGCTGCACTTCATGGAGCCCCATCATCCGTACGACCCCGATGGTGCGAACGTCGACCGCGCGACGGCCCAGCGGGTCACCCGCCGCGTCCTCTCGGAACGTGGCTCCGAGGAGGACGAGGCCCTCGTCCGAAATCTCTACCGGCAGGAGATCGCCGAACTCGACGCGGCTCTCGAGCCCCTCTGGAACGCGATCCCCGACGAGACTCGGGTCGTCTTCTGTGGGGACCACGGCGAGTTGCTCGGCGAGGACGGGCTGTGGGGCCACCCCGGCGAGATGCGCCCCGAACTGCTAAACGTCCCGTTCGGCACGCGGAACGCCCCCGACGTCGGCGAGGTCGTCTCCCTGATTGACGTGCCGACGGTCCTGACCGGTAGCGAACACCGCCAGGGCACGTTCGACCGCGACACCGCCTTCGCCGCCTACGGGGACCAAAAGGCCGCGATGACCGCCGAACACATCGCGACGGCGGACGGCACGTACCGACTCGACAACGGCGAACCGGTCGACGACCCCGGACTCGAGCGGGAACTCGAGCGGTTCGATCCCGCCTACGTCGTCAAGGAAGAGGCGCTGCAGGAAGACCTGGAGGACCTGGGATACGCATGA
- a CDS encoding sulfatase-like hydrolase/transferase gives MTGNRQPNIVVLCLDTVRKDVYDRFATRLRERAAVRFEGMRALGGWSVPSHAGLLTGSVASETGVHAHQRRFDRIDAEDTWIAPLERQGYESVCVTSNIYASPVFGFDRFFDRTVPISPSRRLPAGMDVQEHISDRSTDGVEAYADFVREALAHDHPLRSLANGVLLKLDDVSRKLPIEKPTDFGGRAIARTLEREVAEPDGPVVAFANVMDAHGPHTAFRGLEESIHGVSADFHSSSFRDSDVNVADGLGEYASDVERVRRLYAATVDYLDRVVTDLLDALAREDDRESILIVTADHGENLGYESDGYLMNHMSSLSEGLLHVPFDVVATDDSALELAVDDTFRPVDVDGLASHADLSDAVRSLAGEEPFDPFALERKRARAEIVGSGSGIPEGGDESYWDRGQRVVYEGDRKYYRDQLGDEAVYDVSGPPSKQVELPDETVPDGLFESAFGDWVTDETRDGRDHAEAVDAASRARLEDLGYL, from the coding sequence ATGACCGGCAATCGCCAACCGAATATCGTCGTCCTCTGTCTGGACACCGTCAGAAAGGATGTCTACGACCGATTCGCGACCCGTCTTCGGGAGCGGGCGGCCGTCCGCTTCGAGGGAATGCGCGCGCTCGGCGGCTGGAGCGTCCCGAGCCACGCCGGCCTCCTGACCGGCTCGGTCGCATCGGAGACCGGCGTCCACGCTCACCAACGTCGGTTCGATCGGATCGACGCCGAAGACACCTGGATCGCGCCCCTCGAGCGACAGGGGTACGAGTCGGTCTGCGTCACGTCGAACATCTACGCCAGCCCCGTCTTCGGCTTCGACCGGTTCTTCGACCGGACGGTCCCCATCTCGCCGAGCCGTCGGCTGCCGGCGGGGATGGACGTCCAGGAACACATCTCCGACCGGTCGACCGACGGCGTCGAGGCCTACGCCGACTTCGTCCGCGAGGCCCTCGCCCACGACCACCCGCTGCGCTCGCTGGCCAACGGCGTCCTGCTCAAACTCGACGACGTGAGCCGGAAGCTGCCGATCGAGAAGCCGACTGACTTCGGCGGCCGGGCGATCGCCCGCACCCTCGAGCGGGAGGTCGCCGAGCCCGACGGGCCGGTCGTCGCCTTCGCCAACGTCATGGACGCCCACGGTCCCCACACCGCCTTTCGCGGGCTCGAGGAGTCAATTCACGGCGTCTCCGCGGACTTCCACTCGAGTTCGTTCCGGGACTCGGACGTCAACGTCGCGGACGGCCTTGGCGAATACGCCTCGGACGTCGAGCGCGTCCGTCGACTCTACGCCGCGACGGTCGACTACCTCGATCGGGTCGTTACCGACCTCCTGGACGCGTTAGCGCGCGAGGACGACCGCGAGTCGATCCTGATCGTGACGGCCGACCACGGCGAGAACCTCGGCTACGAGTCGGACGGCTACCTCATGAACCACATGAGCAGCCTCTCGGAGGGGCTGTTACACGTTCCGTTCGACGTCGTGGCCACCGACGACAGCGCCCTCGAGCTCGCGGTCGACGATACTTTCCGTCCCGTCGACGTCGACGGGCTCGCCTCCCACGCCGATCTCAGCGACGCGGTCCGGTCGCTCGCGGGCGAGGAGCCGTTCGATCCGTTCGCCCTCGAGCGCAAGCGCGCTCGCGCCGAGATCGTCGGCTCCGGTTCCGGCATCCCGGAGGGCGGGGACGAGTCCTACTGGGATCGGGGCCAGCGGGTCGTCTACGAGGGCGACCGGAAATACTACCGCGATCAGCTCGGCGACGAGGCCGTCTACGACGTCTCCGGACCGCCGTCGAAACAGGTCGAACTGCCTGACGAGACGGTGCCGGACGGGCTCTTCGAGTCCGCCTTCGGCGACTGGGTTACCGATGAGACGCGGGACGGTCGGGACCACGCCGAGGCGGTCGACGCGGCGAGTCGCGCCCGACTGGAGGATCTCGGATACCTATGA